The genomic interval AACACGCTGCCGCTCGCCGCCGGAGAGGGTGAGGAAGCCGCGTTCGGCCAGGTGTCCCGCGCCGACCCCCGCCAGCGCCTCGTCGCAGAGACGGCGGTCCTCGTCGGATGCCCGGGCCACCGGCCCCTGGTGCGGCAGCCGCCCCATGGCGACGATCTCGGCGACGGTGAAGTCGAATGCGTCCACCGCGTCCTGCGGAAGGGCCGCCAGCCGTCGGGCGCCTTCCCGCGTGCTCAGGGCGTGAAGGTCCTCACCGCCGATCCTCACGGCACCGGCCGAGGGGCGCAGGGCCCGGTAGACACAGCGCAACAGGGTCGACTTCCCACTGCCGTTGGGACCGACCAGGCCGACGAGCTGCCCGTCGGCCGCGCCCAGGGTGACCTGGTCCACCAGCCGCGCACCGGCGATCTCGACGGTCAGCGCGTCGATGTCGATCCGCATCAGATGCCTCCGAAGGAGTAGGCGCGCCGGCGCATGAGGAGGATGAAGCAGGGAACGCCGATGACCGCGGTGAGGACGCCCACCGGCAGCTCGGCCGGCGCCAGCACCACGCGCGAGAGGATGTCCACCCAGATCAGCAGGACGGCTCCCGCCAGGGGGGCGACGGCCAGGAGTCGGCGATGGTCCGCGCCGACCAGCATCCGTGCGGCGTGCGGGACCATCAGGCCGACGAAGCCGATCGCCCCGCTCACCGCGACGACCGCCCCGGTGACGGCCGCGGAGACGAGGAAGAGCTCCTTGCGCAGTCTCCCGGGATCGACCCCGAGTGCGGCGGCGGTCTCGTCCCCCATGGCGAGTGCGTTCAGGCGCCGTGCCGACCAGCCGAGGTGCGCGAGACCGGCGAGCACCGCTCCGGCGGCGATCGGCACGGCGGCCCAGTTGGCCCCGCTCAGGCTGCCGAGCAGCCACATCATCGCGGAGCGGGCCGCTTCCCCGCGCTCGGCCGCGAACACCATGAACGTGGTGACGGCGGAGAACCCGTAGTACATCGCGGTCCCCGTCAGGACGAGCCGGAGCGGGGTCAGGCCGCGTTCGGTGCGGGCGACCGCGTACACGAGCAGCATGGCGAGGAGTGCGGAGAGGAACGCCGCCGTGGACAGCGCCCAGATGCCCAGGGCTCCCAAGGCCCCGAAGATGAGTACGGCGTTGGCGCCGACCGCCGCGCCCGAGGAGATGCCGAGGACGAACGGGTCGGCCAGCGCGTTGCGCACCATGGCCTGGACGGCGACGCCGATGGCGGACAGGCCGGCCCCGACGACGGCCGCCAGCACGGCTCGGGGCAGGCGCAGTTCCCAGACGATGGTGTAGGCCGGGACCTCGTCGGGGCGGATGGGCCCGCCGGTCAGCCCTGCCCACAGGTAGCGCGTCACCTCCGCCCAGGAGAGCCCCGACGCCCCGAGTGCCGCCCCGCAGAAGAGGGAGAGGGGCAGGGCCGCGCACAGGCCGGCCAGGAGGAGCGGCAGGGGCACACGCCGGGGTGGCGCCGGTCCGGTGCCGAGGTACGCGGGGCGCGGCGGCTTGGAGGGTTTGCGGTCGAGGGACGTGGCCACAGGCTGGTCGCTTTCGCCTCGGGCCGTGCGTCGCGCGATGAGGAGCGGCCCCGGACGGCGGCCGCCCCGCGCAGCGCCCATTCGCAGTCCACGGCGAATCGTCAGGAGCCTTCTCCGCCGCGGGTGATCGGGCTCACGGAGCCCGGGGGCTCCGTCTACCGTTGCGGGTCAGCGCCGGATTTCGACCGGACTTCCCCCGTGGCGGAACGCAGCCTAGCGCGTGCGTTCGCCCTCCGCCCGGCGGAGGGTGAACGGCAGCGGCACGCGGAGGGTTCGGTCGCCCGCCCCGAGGCGGCAGGGAGGCCCGGACGTCCCGCGGCCTCCACGGTGTTCACCAGCTGACGCGGGCCGCCACCGGGAGGTGGTCGCTGCCGGTCGAGGGCAGCAGCCACGAGCTCTCCGGCTCCAGGCCCCGGACCAGGATCTGGTCGATCCGTACCACCGGGAAGGTGGCGGGCCAGGTGAAGCCGAACCCGTCGCCTGCCGCCTCCTGCGCCGATCGCATCCGCGAGGTGATGCCGGCGTACGCGCGGTCGTCCAGCGTTCCGTTCAGATCGCCGAGCAGCACCACCCGCTCGTTCCGCTCGGCGGCGACGGCCCGGCCGAGCGACCGCGCGCCGGCGTCCCGTTGGCCCGACGAGAGGCCCGCCCGGGGATTGACCCGTACGGATCCGAGGTGCGCCACGTACACCGCCAGGGGCCCGTGGTCCGTGGTCACCGTGGTGCGCAGTCCCCGGTTGTACTCCAGCTTGACGTCGGCGGGCTTCGCGTCCCCCAGCGGCCCCGCGTCCATCCCGACGTCGACCGGGCGGGTGTCCGACAGCGGCAGCCTGCTCCACACGCCGACCGTGCCCAGGACCGTGTGATGGGGGTACGTCGTCGCCAACTCCTTCTCGTACGTCCCCCGGGCCGCCGGGTCCAGCTCCTCCAGTGCCAGCACGTCCGCACCGGAGGCGGCCAGGGCGCGGGCGGTGCCCGCCGCGTCGGGGTTGTCGGCGCCGACGTTGTGGCTGACCACGGTGAGGTCGCCGCCCGGGTGGGACTTGTCGGTGAGCAGCCCGCCGAAGAGGTTCAGCCAGCCGACGGCCGGCAGCAGCAGCGCGACGAGTGCGAGGACGGAACGGCGCAGCAGCGCCCCGCCCAGCAGCACCGGGATGAACAGGCCGAACCACGGGAGGAAGGTCTCCACCAGGCTGCCGAGGTTCCCGATCCGGTTCGGGATGCTCGGGTGCAGCAGGAGGAGCAGGCCCAGCAGCAGCGCCGCCGCCGCGAGCACCCGGCCGCGTTTCCAGGGGCCAGTCCTCGCGCCGGTGCGCCGGGGGCCTGGGCCCCCGGGGCCCGCGTCCCCGAGATCGACGTCGCCCCGCCCGGAACCGGAGGTGTCCACGTCGCTCTCCGCCGTCCCGGCCGTGTCCACGTCGCCCTGTGCGGTTCCGGCCGTGTCCACGTCGCCCTGTGCGGTTCCGGCCGTGTCCACGTCGCCCTGTGCGGTTCCGGCCGTGCCCACCCGCGTCATCGTCTGTCCTCGCTCGCTGCCGGTCACTGTCGCATCCTCGGGTCCTGGGTGGGGTCGGCGTACATGCGCGGGCAACCCCGGTCGATCGCTTCCGTGCGCAGCTCGTAGTGCCAGGGTTCGTTGCGGTAGGTCTGGCACAGTCCGTACGCGGCGCCGTGCTCGGACAGCCACTCCGTCGCGTCGTCCGGCCCGATGTCGACCGCCTCCCCCGACACGTGCGGCGACGTCGTCGCGGTGGCCACCCATCGGGCGGCCTCGGCCTCGGACCCGTACCGCGCGATCGCCTTGCGGAGCAGCTGATTCTGGTACTCCGGTGATCGCCAGCCGCTGTTGACGGCGAACTCGACGCCCTCCCGCGCCGCCTCCCCTGCCGCCCTGCGGAGGGCCGCGAGCAGATCCGCGTCGAGGTTGGCGACGGCCGGGATCCCGTCGTCGAGCACCGTCACGCCATCGGGGACGGCCCCGTCGGCCGCTCCCAGCGCTCCGCGGAGCTCACGGTGAAGGGGAGGAGGCAGGGATGCCGGCGCCGAGGAGGGGGCGGCGGACGGGGAGCGCGGTGAGGCCGAGGTCGACGGGGCGTGCGTCGGGTTCAGCAGGGCGTGGCCGAGGGCTGCCGCGATCGCTGCCACGACGGCTACCGCGCCGACGACA from Streptomyces sp. CA-278952 carries:
- a CDS encoding M15 family metallopeptidase, which gives rise to MAAIAAALGHALLNPTHAPSTSASPRSPSAAPSSAPASLPPPLHRELRGALGAADGAVPDGVTVLDDGIPAVANLDADLLAALRRAAGEAAREGVEFAVNSGWRSPEYQNQLLRKAIARYGSEAEAARWVATATTSPHVSGEAVDIGPDDATEWLSEHGAAYGLCQTYRNEPWHYELRTEAIDRGCPRMYADPTQDPRMRQ
- a CDS encoding endonuclease/exonuclease/phosphatase family protein, translated to MTGSERGQTMTRVGTAGTAQGDVDTAGTAQGDVDTAGTAQGDVDTAGTAESDVDTSGSGRGDVDLGDAGPGGPGPRRTGARTGPWKRGRVLAAAALLLGLLLLLHPSIPNRIGNLGSLVETFLPWFGLFIPVLLGGALLRRSVLALVALLLPAVGWLNLFGGLLTDKSHPGGDLTVVSHNVGADNPDAAGTARALAASGADVLALEELDPAARGTYEKELATTYPHHTVLGTVGVWSRLPLSDTRPVDVGMDAGPLGDAKPADVKLEYNRGLRTTVTTDHGPLAVYVAHLGSVRVNPRAGLSSGQRDAGARSLGRAVAAERNERVVLLGDLNGTLDDRAYAGITSRMRSAQEAAGDGFGFTWPATFPVVRIDQILVRGLEPESSWLLPSTGSDHLPVAARVSW
- a CDS encoding ABC transporter ATP-binding protein — protein: MRIDIDALTVEIAGARLVDQVTLGAADGQLVGLVGPNGSGKSTLLRCVYRALRPSAGAVRIGGEDLHALSTREGARRLAALPQDAVDAFDFTVAEIVAMGRLPHQGPVARASDEDRRLCDEALAGVGAGHLAERGFLTLSGGERQRVLIARALAQRPRVLVLDEPTNHLDIAHQLEVLALVRGSGLTVLTALHDLNLAALHCDLVHVIDSGRIVASGAPHAVLTTELLADVFGVRAHRVAHPETGALQLLFDLPPARPTS
- a CDS encoding FecCD family ABC transporter permease, with product MATSLDRKPSKPPRPAYLGTGPAPPRRVPLPLLLAGLCAALPLSLFCGAALGASGLSWAEVTRYLWAGLTGGPIRPDEVPAYTIVWELRLPRAVLAAVVGAGLSAIGVAVQAMVRNALADPFVLGISSGAAVGANAVLIFGALGALGIWALSTAAFLSALLAMLLVYAVARTERGLTPLRLVLTGTAMYYGFSAVTTFMVFAAERGEAARSAMMWLLGSLSGANWAAVPIAAGAVLAGLAHLGWSARRLNALAMGDETAAALGVDPGRLRKELFLVSAAVTGAVVAVSGAIGFVGLMVPHAARMLVGADHRRLLAVAPLAGAVLLIWVDILSRVVLAPAELPVGVLTAVIGVPCFILLMRRRAYSFGGI